The following are encoded together in the Anopheles nili chromosome 3, idAnoNiliSN_F5_01, whole genome shotgun sequence genome:
- the LOC128722577 gene encoding outer mitochondrial transmembrane helix translocase-like — protein sequence MSGVNVTRSEVVQFVLRISLLSIVTYYSAKWLIRNLDPSNKSKKKAIEHAEEILRKLSPTMKKSAVQNLNEYEMVIASHLVVPENIAESWESIAGLDDVCQEIKESLVFPVCHRDMFAGSALYQPPKGVLLYGPPGCGKTLIAKATAKEAGMRFINLDVAMLTDKWYGESQKLASAVFSLAVKIQPCIIFIDEIDSFLRARNSSDHEATAMMKTQFMMLWDGLNTESDSTIIVMGATNRPQDLDKAILRRMPAQFHIGLPSEEQRLKILRLILQNEKVAPEIDYVQLARVTNGYSGSDLKEICRNASVHRVRKVMKNKEMMVAVQAAVTKAHENGALPNGSACNGSTQNGGTSSLLDLGTPAITMDDLTEALRSMKHSKYTTGVMSDARIDLD from the exons ATGTCCGGAGTGAACGTAACGCGAAGCGAAGTGGTGCAGTTTGTGCTGCGTATCTCGCTGCTATCAATCGTCACCTACTACTCGGCGAAATGGCTCATTCGAAACCTGGATCCTtccaacaaaagcaaaaagaaagccatCGAGCATGCGGAAGAAATTCTACGGAA GTTGAGTCCAACCATGAAAAAATCCGCCGTTCAAAACCTGAACGAGTATGAAATGGTCATTGCATCGCACCTGGTGGTACCAGAAAATATTGCTGAGAGCTGGGAGAGCATCGCTGGGTTAGACGATGTATGCCAGGAGATTAAGGAAAGTCTCGTTTTCCCAGTGTGCCATCGGGACATGTTCGCGGGTTCGGCCCTCTACCAGCCTCCGAAAGGAGTGCTGCTTTATGGTCCACCTG GTTGCGGTAAAACTTTGATTGCAAAGGCAACGGCTAAAGAGGCTGGCATGAGGTTCATCAATCTCGACGTGGCCATGCTCACTGACAAGTGGTACGGCGAATCGCAAAAGCTTGCCTCAGCCGTATTCTCGCTGGCGGTCAAGATACAACCGTGCATCATCTTCATCGATGAGATTGACTCGTTCCTGCGCGCTCGCAACTCGTCCGATCACGAGGCGACGGCCATGATGAAAACCCAATTCATGATGCTCTGGGACGGGTTGAACACGGAGTCCGATTCGACCATCATTGTGATGGGTGCCACCAACCGGCCGCAAGATCTCGACAAAGCTATTCTGCGCCGAATGCCAGCCCAGTTCCACATCGGCTTGCCGAGCGAGGAGCAGCGTTTGAAAATTCTACGGCTGATCCTGCAGAATGAAAAGGTTGCCCCCGAGATCGATTATGTGCAGCTTGCGCGGGTCACAAATGGGTACTCCGGTTCGGATCTGAAAGAAATTTGCCGTAATGCCTCGGTGCATCGCGTTCGTAaggtgatgaaaaacaaagagaTGATGGTGGCGGTACAGGCGGCAGTTACCAAGGCACACGAGAATGGAGCCCTGCCGAATGGCAGTGCGTGTAATGGAAGCACCCAGAACGGCGGGACGAGTTCGTTACTTGACTTAGGGACGCCGGCGATCACAATGGACGATCTTACGGAAGCGCTACGCAGTATGAAACATTCTAAGTACACCACGGGAGTGATGAGCGATGCGCGGATCGATTTGGATTAA
- the LOC128722672 gene encoding CTP synthase: protein MKYILVTGGVISGVGKGVIASSFGTLLNACGIEITSIKIDPYLNIDAGTFSPFEHGEVYVLDDGGEVDLDLGNYERFLNIVLHKDNNITTGKIYKSVIDRERVGDYLGKTVQVVPHITDAIKEWIERVAKTPVKGDIQPEVCIIEMGGTIGDIEGMPFVEALRQFQFREKREDFCVAHVSLVPLPRATGEPKTKPTQASVRELRALGLSPDLIVCRSENPLGDEVKDKISNFCHVLPERVICIHDLSSVYHVPLLMEQAGVIEILRERLQLNIPIPRPPDFMQSWRDLAERLDNVYKKVNIALVGKYTRLEDAYASVSKALLHSAIKVGYKLNLTFIEACNLERSTKFNTPHLYYEAWHMLTNSNGVIVPGGFGSRGIEGKIRACQWARENSKPLLGICLGLQAAVIEYARNKLDLENANTTEVDENTPHPLVIDMPEHHTGVYGGTMRLGKRTTIFQGQSKIRQLYGNQTQIEERHRHRYEVNPKYIDQLTAHGMRFVGTDSEKERMEIMELDGHPYYVATQFHPEYLSRPLNPSPPFLGLILASVGKLDSYLANGQKVLQQSNSNFGLSMESSSDDDVCNGRHQGHKPDAGVSKSLTGGNACKPAVAKKPDASVAVVGQTNGTELVPALAAIKLNSPVKMNGSVTENGTN from the exons ATGAAGTACATACTCGTAACGGGTGGTGTGATCAGTGGCGTCGGCAAAGGCGTTATTGCCAGCTCGTTCGGAACGCTACTGAACGCGTGCGGAATCGAGATTACCTCGATCAAAATTGATCCGTACCTCAATATTGATGCAGGGACATTTTCGCCGTTCGAGCACG GTGAGGTGTATGtgctcgatgacggcggcgaGGTTGATTTGGACCTGGGAAATTACGAACGCTTCTTGAACATAGTGTTACACAAGGACAACAACATTACGACGGGCAAAATCTACAAAAGCGTCATCGACCGAGAACGTGTTGGGGACTACCTTGGAAAGACAGTCCAGG TGGTGCCGCACATTACAGATGCCATAAAGGAATGGATCGAGCGAGTGGCCAAAACACCGGTGAAGGGAGACATCCAGCCGGAGGTGTGCATCATCGAAATGGGCGGCACAATCGGCGATATCGAGGGTATGCCATTCGTGGAAGCTTTGCGGCAATTTCAATTCCGCGAGAAAAGGGAAGATTTTTGCGTAGCGCACGTATCTCTCGTGCCGCTTCCACGTGCGACAGGTGAACCGAAGACGAAGCCTACGCAAGCAAGCGTTCGCGAGTTGCGTGCCCTTGGCCTTAGCCCAGACCTGATCGTGTGCCGCTCGGAGAATCCACTCGGTGACGAGGTGAAGGACAAAATTAGCAACTTCTGCCATGTCCTGCCGGAGCGCGTCATCTGTATACACGATCTCTCTTCGGTTTACCACGTGCCACTGCTGATGGAGCAGGCTGGTGTCATTGAAATCCTTCGGGAGCGACTGCAACTCAATATACCAATACCGCGGCCACCGGATTTCATGCAATCATGGCGTGATCTGGCCGAGCGGTTGGACAACGTGTATAAAAAAGTGAACATTGCGCTTGTCGGCAAATATACCCGGCTGGAGGACGCGTATGCGTCCGTGTCGAAGGCGCTTCTACATTCGGCCATCAAGGTCGGTTACAAGTTGAACCTAACGTTCATCGAAGCGTGCAATCTCGAACGTAGCACGAAATTTAACACCCCCCATCTGTACTACGAAGCGTGGCATATGCTTACCAACAGCAA cggTGTCATCGTTCCCGGAGGGTTCGGTTCACGCGGAATCGAAGGCAAGATCCGTGCGTGTCAATGGGCTCGTGAAAATTCAAAGCCGTTGCTCGGCATATGCCTCGGATTGCAGGCAGCCGTCATAGAGTATGCGCGCAATAAGCTAGATTTAGAG AACGCCAACACAACCGAAGTGGATGAAAACACGCCCCATCCGCTCGTTATAGATATGCCCGAACATCATACGGGAGTGTATGGTGGAACCATGCGACTGGGAAAGAGAACAACCATATTCCAGGGCCAGAGTAAAATAC GTCAGCTGTACGGAAACCAAACGCAAATCGAAGAACGCCACCGGCATCGATATGAGGTAAATCCGAAATATATCGATCAGTTGACCGCTCATGGAATGCGCTTCGTTGGCACGGACTCAGAGAAGGAGCGAATGGAAATCATGGAGCTGGATGGCCATCCGTACTACGTTGCGACCCAATTCCATCCCGAGTATCTTTCCCGACCTCTCAATCCGTCGCCTCCCTTCCTCGGACTGATCCTCGCCTCGGTGGGCAAACTAGACAGCTATCTAGCAAATGGACAAAAGGTGCTGCAGCAAAGTAACTCCAACTTCGGGCTGTCCATGGAAAGCTCGAGCGACGACGATGTCTGCAACGGACGTCACCAGGGGCATAAACCAGATGCAGGGGTTAGCAAGTCGCTAACGGGCGGTAATGCCTGCAAACCGGCAGTGGCCAAGAAACCGGACGCATCGGTTGCGGTGGTAGGGCAAACAAACGGTACCGAACTTGTGCCTGCATTGGCTGCTATCAAATTAAACTCGCCTGTAAAAATGAACGGTAGCGTTacggaaaacggaacaaactAA
- the LOC128722847 gene encoding glyceraldehyde-3-phosphate dehydrogenase produces the protein MSKIGINGFGRIGRLVLRASIAKGAQVVAVNDPFIGVDYMVYLFKYDSTHGRFKGEVSAQDGMLVVNGQKIAVFQERDPKAIPWGKAGAEYVVESTGVFTTIDKASAHLEGGAKKVIISAPSADAPMFVVGVNLEAYNPSMKVVSNASCTTNCLAPLAKVIDDNFGILEGLMTTVHATTATQKTVDGPSGKLWRDGRGAAQNIIPAATGAAKAVGKVIPALNGKLTGMAFRVPTPNVSVVDLTVRLSKPATYDQIKQKVKEAANGPMKGILDYTEEEVVSTDFVGDCHSSIFDAKAGIQLSDTFVKLISWYDNEYGYSNRVVDLIKYMQTKD, from the coding sequence ATGTCGAAGATCGGAATCAACGGATTCGGCCGCATCGGTCGCCTGGTGCTCCGTGCCTCGATCGCCAAGGGCGCTCAGGTCGTGGCCGTCAACGATCCCTTCATCGGTGTCGACTACATGGTCTACCTGTTCAAGTACGACTCGACGCACGGTCGCTTCAAGGGTGAGGTGTCCGCCCAGGACGGTATGCTGGTCGTGAACGGCCAGAAGATCGCCGTCTTCCAGGAGCGCGACCCGAAAGCCATCCCGTGGGGTAAGGCCGGCGCTGAGTACGTCGTCGAGTCGACCGGTGTGTTCACCACGATCGATAAGGCATCGGCCCATTTGGAGGGTGGCGCCAAGAAGGTCATCATCTCGGCCCCGTCCGCCGACGCACCGATGTTCGTTGTCGGTGTCAACCTGGAGGCGTACAACCCATCGATGAAGGTCGTCTCGAACGCGTCCTGCACGACCAACTGCCTTGCTCCGCTGGCTAAGGTCATCGACGACAACTTCGGCATCCTGGAGGGTCTGATGACGACGGTccatgccaccaccgccacccagAAGACCGTCGACGGTCCGTCCGGCAAGCTGTGGCGCGATGGCCGTGGTGCTGCTCAGAACATCATCCCGGCTGCGACTGGTGCCGCGAAGGCTGTCGGTAAGGTCATCCCGGCGCTGAACGGCAAGCTGACCGGTATGGCGTTCCGCGTCCCGACCCCGAACGTGTCCGTCGTCGATCTGACCGTGCGCCTGTCCAAGCCGGCCACGTACGACCAGATCAAGCAGAAGGTGAAGGAGGCTGCCAACGGTCCGATGAAGGGCATCCTCGACTACACCGAGGAGGAGGTCGTATCGACCGACTTCGTTGGTGACTGCCACTCGTCCATCTTTGACGCCAAGGCTGGCATCCAGCTGAGCGACACGTTCGTCAAGCTGATCTCCTGGTACGACAACGAGTACGGTTACTCGAACCGTGTCGTCGATCTGATCAAGTACATGCAGACCAAGGATTAA
- the LOC128722845 gene encoding 6-phosphofructo-2-kinase/fructose-2,6-bisphosphatase 1-like, which translates to MAPIATTNEPKMAHAGEETLTRHADAKQHYYPATNRKNGINEGPRDGAAMAASQATTLATASGNTVQPCPLRAPLVVTVVGLPCRGKSLAAHKVARHLSWRGESAKVFTVEENATDETLLEISLFFKEGNNVAIIDGMHLSRASRQAVANFCCDAVFHHLLIEFTCNEKCLLENVADTVRFYRKLDQNTDWERRFRESNGHHTPQFEPCSALEGPLISVNNSEDPMYHSVTARGVRGAIQTDILGVLASPVIRQQTFYFSRHGESEYNVLGRIGGDADLSPRGMKYADRLARQLGGPGSAPDCPRPKLIWTSELQRTIHTVQNIPGPRAAIKDLNEINAGICEGLTYEEIQERFPQEFAWRDQDKFKYRYPHGESYLDLLQRVDSVVQALLTNTDVLVVSHQAVLRCIMAYFKGVKPDDVPYINVPLHTLLMVRSYGYDFVVETVPLKVECVDTYRIQPKNCSTSRTTADALTTVPAHFDAPLTQQMSTIS; encoded by the exons GTCCGCGTGATGGAGCAGCGATGGCGGCGAGTCAGGCCACAACACTAGCGACGGCCTCCGGGAACACGGTTCAGCCCTGCCCTTTGAGGGCACCCCTtgtcgtcaccgtcgtcggGTTGCCCTGTCGGGGGAAATCACTGGCTGCACACAAAGTCGCCCGGCATCTGAGCTGGCGGGGCGAGAGCGCCAAAG TATTTACCGTGGAAGAAAATGCTACCGACGAAACTTTGCTGGAGATTAGTCTATTCTTCAAGGAAGGAAATAATGTGGCG ATCATCGATGGAATGCATTTGTCGCGGGCTTCCCGCCAGGCGGTGGCTAACTTCTGCTGTGACGCCGTCTTCCACCATCTGTTGATCGAGTTCACGTGCAATGAGAAGTGTCTGCTGGAGAACGTGGCTGACACGGTGCGTTTTTATCGGAAGCTCGATCAAAACACAGACTGGGAGCGTCGCTTCCGGGAGAGCAATGGGCATCATACGCCTCAATTCGAGCCCTGTTCCGCCCTCGAGGGTCCGCTCATATCGGTCAACAACTCCGAGGACCCGATGTACCACTCCGTGACGGCACGAGGTGTTCGGGGTGCCATCCAGACCGACATTCTAGGTGTGCTGGCCAGCCCGGTCATTCGTCAGCAGACGTTCTACTTCAGTCGG CACGGAGAGTCAGAGTACAACGTTTTGGGACGTATTGGTGGAGACGCAGATCTGTCCCCGCGGGGCATGAAATACGCCGATAGGCTAGCCCGGCAGCTGGGAGGCCCTGGATCGGCACCTGATTGTCCCCGGCCTAAATTG ATTTGGACGTCTGAGCTGCAGCGTACGATCCACACCGTTCAGAACATCCCGGGGCCGCGGGCGGCTATCAAGGACTTGAACGAGATCAATGCCGGCATCTGCGAGGGGCTGACGTACGAGGAAATCCAGGAGCGATTCCCGCAGGAGTTTGCCTGGCGCGATCAGGACAAGTTCAAGTATCGTTACCCGCACGGCGAGTCCTATCTCGATCTGCTGCAGCGCGTGGACAGCGTTGTACAGGCGCTTCTGACCAACACCGACGTGCTGGTCGTTTCTCACCAGGCTGTGCTGCGCTGCATCATGGCGTACTTTAAGGGCGTAAAACCAG ATGACGTGCCGTACATAAACGTGCCGTTGCATACGCTACTGATGGTGCGATCGTACGGGTACGATTTCGTCGTTGAAACAGTTCCACTTAAGGTCGAGTGTGTAGATACTTATCGCATCCAGCCGAAG AATTGCTCTACAAGCCGCACCACGGCCGATGCCCTGACAACTGTGCCGGCTCACTTTGATGCGCCCCTTACGCAACAAATGTCTACGATCAGCTAA